The Hymenobacter sp. DG01 genome has a segment encoding these proteins:
- a CDS encoding DUF3667 domain-containing protein yields MQATATQTIAIDPELAHSVHGVAAHSSEHAPAACLNCGTLVADRFCGHCGQDVHHTHRLTLRFLLLHDLPHSIWHVDKGIGYTFRQMMTRPGATLHEYMAGRRAQHFRPISYLLLICAVCMLLLSAVGMNPMAASQQADMPRLLQLTMERYLQLYTKYPTLIYVVLLPGNALLATWLLRPARFNFAEMLLSQAFISGTTTVISTVVMLPMMLLIPYFPVLQQYLVLGMLPFTVYTAWVYRQLLEPARLSVGAKWARSIGTVVLQTILLFASIMLVYVAIIASLIRQDPTLLKDFQQRRAPTSAASHAPTPQPAR; encoded by the coding sequence ATGCAAGCTACTGCTACCCAAACCATAGCCATTGACCCTGAGTTGGCGCACTCGGTTCATGGCGTGGCGGCCCACTCATCGGAGCACGCCCCTGCCGCCTGTTTGAATTGCGGCACATTGGTCGCGGACCGGTTCTGTGGCCACTGCGGGCAGGATGTCCACCACACGCACCGCCTGACGCTGCGCTTCCTGCTGCTCCACGACCTGCCCCACTCCATCTGGCACGTTGATAAGGGCATCGGCTATACGTTCCGGCAGATGATGACGCGGCCGGGCGCTACCCTGCACGAATACATGGCGGGCCGCCGGGCCCAGCATTTCCGGCCCATTTCCTACTTACTCCTGATTTGTGCCGTGTGCATGTTGCTACTCTCGGCGGTAGGCATGAACCCGATGGCGGCCAGCCAACAGGCCGACATGCCGCGCCTGCTACAGCTGACCATGGAGCGCTACCTGCAGCTCTACACCAAATACCCGACCCTGATCTACGTTGTTCTCCTCCCCGGCAACGCCCTGTTGGCGACCTGGTTGCTGCGGCCGGCGCGGTTCAATTTTGCCGAGATGCTGCTAAGTCAGGCGTTTATATCAGGCACCACCACCGTTATTTCCACCGTCGTGATGCTCCCGATGATGCTGCTGATACCGTATTTCCCGGTTTTGCAGCAATATCTGGTGCTAGGTATGCTGCCGTTCACGGTATATACCGCCTGGGTGTACCGCCAGCTGCTGGAGCCGGCCCGCCTATCCGTAGGAGCCAAATGGGCGCGCAGCATCGGTACCGTGGTCCTGCAAACGATATTACTGTTTGCCAGCATCATGCTGGTGTACGTGGCTATCATTGCTTCACTTATCCGCCAGGACCCTACCCTTCTCAAAGACTTTCAGCAAAGAAGGGCCCCTACCTCTGCTGCCAGCCATGCCCCGACGCCCCAGCCTGCCAGGTAG
- a CDS encoding cystathionine gamma-synthase family protein: MTNPHDHACISGQRLHPESLMMSYGYTPAWSEGAIKPPIFQTSTFVFANAEEGKAFFELAYGLRQQGPDEEMGLIYSRLNNPSLEILENRLCLWDEAEEAATFASGMAAISTTLLALLQPGDVVLHSELVYGGSDFFLKNVLRKFGIEARGFLPTATPEELAAQAAAIAPGRLAMIFVETPANPTNHLVDLEACAALARQYSTLEKPVRLVVDNTFLGPVFQHPLKHGADVVLYSATKFLGGHSDLIAGAALSNKALMKEIKGMRTFMGTMCDPNTGWMLMRSLETLKLRMERAATSAQVIADWLREHPLVARTYYLTHLEHSPVQQDIYRRHCLSPGSMISFDIRGGEAEAFRFLNALRLIKLAVSLGGTESLAEHPATMTHSDITPVDQLEMGITSQMIRLSIGVEDPRDLMLDLSQAFEAVRLPQEVRVAELA; encoded by the coding sequence ATGACGAACCCTCATGACCACGCCTGTATCAGCGGGCAGCGCCTCCACCCCGAGAGCCTGATGATGAGCTACGGCTACACGCCCGCTTGGAGCGAAGGCGCCATCAAGCCGCCCATTTTTCAGACGTCCACCTTCGTGTTTGCCAATGCGGAGGAGGGCAAAGCCTTTTTCGAGCTGGCCTACGGTCTGCGCCAGCAGGGCCCCGATGAGGAAATGGGCCTGATCTACTCCCGCCTCAACAACCCCAGCCTCGAGATTCTGGAGAACCGCCTGTGCCTTTGGGATGAGGCTGAGGAAGCTGCCACCTTTGCCTCGGGCATGGCCGCCATCAGCACTACCCTGCTGGCTTTGCTGCAGCCCGGCGACGTGGTGCTGCACTCCGAGCTCGTGTACGGCGGCTCCGACTTCTTCCTGAAAAACGTGCTGCGCAAGTTTGGTATCGAGGCCAGGGGCTTCCTGCCCACCGCCACACCCGAGGAGCTGGCGGCTCAGGCCGCGGCCATTGCGCCCGGCCGCCTGGCCATGATTTTCGTGGAAACGCCCGCCAACCCCACCAACCACCTCGTGGACCTGGAGGCCTGCGCCGCCCTGGCCCGCCAATACAGCACCCTCGAAAAGCCCGTGCGCCTCGTGGTGGATAACACGTTCCTGGGCCCCGTGTTCCAGCATCCGCTTAAGCACGGCGCCGATGTGGTGCTGTACTCGGCCACTAAGTTTCTGGGCGGCCACTCCGACCTCATTGCCGGCGCCGCACTCAGCAACAAGGCCCTTATGAAGGAAATCAAGGGTATGCGCACCTTCATGGGTACCATGTGCGACCCCAACACCGGCTGGATGCTCATGCGCAGCCTTGAAACGCTAAAGCTGCGGATGGAGCGCGCCGCTACCTCGGCCCAGGTCATTGCCGACTGGCTCCGGGAGCACCCGCTGGTGGCGCGTACTTACTACCTCACCCACCTGGAGCACAGCCCCGTTCAGCAGGATATCTACCGCCGCCACTGCCTCTCGCCCGGCTCCATGATTTCCTTCGACATTCGGGGTGGCGAGGCTGAAGCCTTCCGCTTCCTCAATGCCCTGCGCCTCATCAAGCTGGCCGTGAGCCTGGGCGGCACCGAAAGCCTGGCCGAGCACCCCGCCACCATGACCCACTCCGACATCACACCCGTCGACCAGCTCGAAATGGGTATCACTAGCCAAATGATTCGCCTGAGCATCGGGGTGGAAGACCCACGGGACCTGATGCTGGATTTGAGCCAGGCTTTTGAGGCGGTGAGGTTGCCACAAGAGGTGCGCGTGGCGGAACTGGCGTAA
- a CDS encoding N-acetylmuramoyl-L-alanine amidase codes for MRSAVLFGLLFLISSLALGQSKYRRAVAKPGDGVNTLLYRNGLNPSQHLRQFQQLNRANLTRRNGLIIGRTYLLPHRSAPKAAVKTTSRSKTAAATRSTATRAATSHGLSTTPMLPSKLFGPAYSPVPVRDRALRGAVYYLSPGHGGPDPGAIGTYGNSKLAEDEYAYDVTIRLARVLMEHGATVYMMVQDPNDGIRDEAILKTDHDEIGYPNQVIPLSQVYRLRKRIAEVNRLHARHKGAYQRLIALHVDSRSAGQNIDVFFYHHPGNALGLRLAKNIHKVFTARYKRAQPNRPYSGNVSERGTLYEVRNSRAPAVFMELGNIRNSKDQRRFLVPDNRQALANWIYEGLLADYTGR; via the coding sequence TTGCGCTCTGCTGTTCTTTTCGGTCTGCTTTTTCTGATTTCCTCGCTGGCCCTGGGCCAGAGCAAGTACCGGCGGGCGGTAGCCAAACCCGGCGACGGGGTGAATACGCTGCTTTACCGCAACGGCCTGAACCCGAGCCAGCACCTGCGCCAGTTTCAGCAGCTGAACCGGGCCAACCTCACCAGGCGCAACGGCCTCATCATCGGGCGCACTTATCTGCTTCCGCACCGCTCAGCACCGAAAGCTGCGGTCAAAACCACCAGCCGTTCCAAAACAGCGGCCGCTACCCGTAGCACGGCCACGCGCGCCGCTACTTCGCATGGCCTGAGTACTACCCCCATGCTGCCCTCCAAGCTCTTCGGGCCCGCGTACAGCCCCGTACCTGTCCGCGACCGGGCGCTGCGGGGCGCGGTGTACTACCTCTCGCCCGGCCACGGCGGCCCCGACCCCGGCGCTATCGGTACTTATGGCAACAGCAAGCTGGCCGAGGATGAGTACGCCTACGACGTGACTATCCGGCTGGCGCGGGTGCTGATGGAGCACGGCGCCACCGTATATATGATGGTGCAGGACCCCAACGACGGTATCCGCGACGAGGCCATCCTGAAAACAGACCACGACGAAATCGGCTACCCCAACCAGGTAATTCCGCTCAGCCAGGTGTACCGGCTGCGTAAGCGTATTGCCGAGGTCAACCGCCTGCACGCCCGCCACAAGGGCGCCTACCAGCGGCTCATTGCCCTGCACGTTGACAGCCGCAGCGCGGGCCAGAACATTGATGTATTCTTCTACCACCACCCCGGCAACGCGCTGGGGCTGCGGCTGGCTAAGAACATTCACAAGGTATTCACGGCGCGCTATAAGCGGGCTCAGCCCAACCGGCCCTACTCCGGCAACGTGTCGGAGCGCGGAACGCTGTATGAGGTGCGCAATAGCCGCGCCCCGGCCGTGTTTATGGAGCTGGGCAACATCCGCAACTCCAAGGATCAGCGCCGCTTCCTGGTTCCCGACAACCGCCAGGCCCTTGCCAATTGGATCTATGAAGGTCTGCTGGCCGATTACACGGGACGTTGA
- a CDS encoding AraC family transcriptional regulator → MTTTRPIPKKLLARQHEITADFRRAVDEHLQDVVAGRTTEMLEIRDLAEQLHIHPTHLSNTIKLTTGYSPCYYFEGRIMEIAREQLRDPRRSVADIATGLTYDPSNFTKFFKRFQACTPKQYREQVWAEQRVAATSETVTI, encoded by the coding sequence ATGACAACCACACGCCCCATTCCCAAAAAGCTTCTGGCGCGCCAGCACGAAATAACCGCCGACTTCCGGCGCGCCGTAGATGAGCACCTCCAGGATGTAGTAGCGGGGCGAACCACGGAAATGCTCGAAATCCGGGACCTGGCCGAGCAGCTCCACATCCACCCCACCCACCTGAGCAACACCATCAAGCTTACTACCGGATACTCGCCCTGCTATTATTTCGAGGGGCGCATTATGGAAATAGCCCGCGAGCAGCTCCGTGACCCGCGCCGGTCCGTGGCCGACATTGCCACTGGCCTCACCTACGACCCTTCCAACTTCACCAAGTTCTTTAAGCGCTTCCAGGCGTGCACGCCCAAGCAGTACCGCGAGCAGGTGTGGGCCGAGCAGCGGGTGGCCGCAACATCGGAAACTGTCACCATTTAA
- a CDS encoding SDR family NAD(P)-dependent oxidoreductase, protein MSSNKIALVTGGSRGLGKDMALSLARKGTDVLFTYHSKKDEAEAVVAEIQSLGRQAAALQLDVADSKSFDAFFEQVRATLHNTFQAEQFHFLVNNAGVALYAPFADTTEEQFDEMVAVHLKGPFFLTQKALPLLADGGRIINISSGLARFALQGSSAYASVKGAIEVLTRYQAKELGARGIAANVVAPGAIATDFGGGRVRDDEHLHQFVASQTALGRVGQPEDIGGVVAFLCSEEGRWVNAQRIEASGGMLF, encoded by the coding sequence ATGAGCAGCAACAAAATAGCCCTGGTTACCGGCGGCAGCCGCGGCCTCGGTAAAGACATGGCCCTGAGCCTGGCCCGCAAAGGCACTGATGTACTGTTTACTTACCACAGCAAAAAGGACGAAGCCGAGGCCGTGGTAGCCGAAATCCAGAGTCTGGGCCGGCAAGCGGCCGCGCTGCAGCTGGATGTAGCCGACAGCAAAAGCTTCGACGCCTTCTTTGAGCAGGTGCGCGCTACCCTGCACAATACCTTCCAGGCCGAGCAGTTCCACTTCCTCGTCAACAACGCCGGTGTAGCTCTCTACGCCCCCTTCGCGGATACCACCGAGGAGCAGTTCGATGAGATGGTAGCCGTTCACCTGAAAGGACCTTTCTTTTTGACCCAGAAAGCGTTGCCGTTGCTGGCCGATGGCGGGCGTATCATTAATATCTCCTCGGGCCTGGCGCGCTTCGCCCTACAGGGGTCCTCGGCCTATGCCAGTGTGAAGGGGGCCATTGAAGTGCTGACCCGCTACCAGGCCAAGGAGCTGGGCGCCCGCGGCATTGCGGCCAACGTGGTAGCGCCCGGCGCCATTGCCACCGATTTTGGCGGCGGCCGGGTGCGCGACGATGAGCACCTGCATCAGTTTGTGGCCTCGCAAACGGCCCTGGGCCGGGTAGGCCAGCCCGAGGACATCGGCGGGGTAGTAGCCTTCCTGTGCTCTGAGGAAGGCCGCTGGGTGAATGCCCAGCGCATAGAGGCCTCGGGCGGCATGCTCTTTTAA
- a CDS encoding 2'-5' RNA ligase family protein, whose translation MLAITSLLNPQNAERINRLIKSLEAEFGLDDVQATPDPHITYQLAGVRKLSALKQVLREVARHTQPFAAFTTGLGVFPGPNPVIYIPVLRSDVLNNLHHRVLQATAPLCLRTDKFSGPDCWLPHISLALHDTTPELLGPVMQYLNQHTFNLKLSINNLAILRQEGEQFIPEKIFTFEGHKHEPLPTLFESEA comes from the coding sequence ATGCTGGCCATAACTTCTCTTCTGAACCCGCAGAACGCGGAGCGGATTAACCGCCTGATCAAGAGCCTGGAGGCTGAGTTTGGACTGGACGACGTGCAGGCCACGCCGGATCCGCACATTACCTACCAGCTGGCCGGGGTGCGGAAGCTCTCGGCCCTGAAGCAGGTGCTGCGCGAGGTAGCCCGCCACACCCAGCCCTTCGCGGCATTTACCACGGGCCTGGGGGTTTTTCCGGGTCCCAACCCGGTGATTTACATTCCGGTGCTGCGCTCCGATGTCCTGAACAACTTGCACCACCGCGTTCTGCAGGCCACGGCCCCGTTGTGCCTGCGTACCGACAAGTTCAGCGGGCCCGACTGCTGGCTGCCCCACATTTCCCTGGCCCTGCACGATACCACCCCCGAGCTGCTGGGCCCGGTAATGCAGTACCTCAACCAGCACACGTTCAACCTGAAGCTCAGCATCAACAACCTGGCTATTCTGCGGCAGGAAGGCGAGCAGTTTATCCCGGAAAAGATTTTCACCTTCGAGGGGCACAAACACGAGCCGCTGCCGACTTTGTTTGAGTCGGAGGCATAG
- a CDS encoding amidase — translation MNRRIFLRNGSLAGLALSTLSLGACSTTPEKTTNPTDGDAAADGGPDTSFELHEATVADLQEKMKSGQLTARRITELYLQRIEQIDKAGPRLHSVLETNPDALKLADQLDEERKNGKLRGPLHGIPVLIKDNIDTADQQQTTAGSLALAGHKAQQDAFIVKKLREAGAIVLGKTNLSEWANFRSTRSTSGWSSRGGQTKNPYILDRTPSGSSSGSGAAAAANLCALAIGTETDGSIVSPASCCGLVGFKPTVGLWSRTGIIPISATQDTAGPMTRSVRDAAILLGALAGEDAADAVTKESPGKTQPDYTKFLDPNGLKGKRLGVEKGHLTGASDAIPLLKQAVELLKAQGATVVEVEVEKQTDPLGQAEYDVLLYEFKDGVNKYLATAGAGVKTLTDVIRFNTENKAKAMPFFQQEILESSDKLEGLQSPKYQAALRKSHQGARTALDTVLRENKLDGLVAITNAPARCIDLINGDSGGGPGFSSSAAMAGYPHITVPMGQVHGLPVGLSFVGGAYQEGPLLGLAYAYEQASKKRAAPAFKAPFVG, via the coding sequence ATGAACCGCCGAATATTCCTGCGTAACGGCTCCCTCGCCGGCCTCGCCCTCTCCACCCTGTCGCTGGGGGCCTGCTCTACTACCCCCGAAAAAACCACTAACCCCACCGATGGGGACGCGGCAGCTGATGGTGGCCCCGATACCAGCTTCGAGCTGCACGAAGCCACCGTGGCCGATTTGCAGGAGAAAATGAAAAGCGGACAGCTCACCGCCCGCCGCATCACGGAGCTGTACCTGCAGCGCATCGAGCAGATAGACAAAGCCGGCCCCCGGCTGCACTCGGTGCTGGAAACCAACCCCGATGCCCTCAAGCTGGCCGATCAGCTGGATGAGGAGCGCAAGAACGGCAAGCTGCGCGGCCCTCTGCACGGCATTCCGGTGCTCATCAAAGACAACATCGACACCGCCGACCAGCAGCAAACCACCGCTGGCTCCCTGGCCTTGGCCGGGCACAAGGCTCAGCAGGATGCCTTTATCGTGAAGAAGCTGCGCGAGGCCGGGGCCATTGTGCTGGGCAAAACCAACCTGAGCGAGTGGGCCAACTTCCGCTCCACGCGCAGCACCAGCGGCTGGAGCAGCCGCGGAGGCCAAACCAAGAACCCCTACATCCTCGACCGTACGCCCAGCGGCTCCAGCTCCGGCTCGGGCGCGGCGGCGGCGGCCAACCTGTGCGCCCTGGCCATTGGCACCGAAACCGACGGCTCTATTGTGTCGCCGGCCTCGTGCTGCGGACTGGTGGGTTTCAAGCCAACGGTGGGCCTGTGGAGCCGCACGGGCATCATTCCTATCTCCGCCACCCAGGACACGGCTGGCCCTATGACGCGCTCTGTGCGCGACGCGGCCATTCTGCTCGGGGCCCTGGCCGGCGAAGATGCCGCCGATGCTGTAACCAAGGAAAGCCCCGGCAAAACCCAACCCGACTACACCAAATTTCTGGACCCCAACGGCCTGAAGGGTAAGCGCCTGGGCGTGGAGAAAGGCCACCTCACGGGCGCTTCCGACGCCATTCCGCTACTTAAGCAGGCCGTGGAGCTGCTGAAAGCCCAGGGCGCCACGGTGGTGGAGGTAGAGGTAGAAAAGCAGACCGACCCGCTGGGCCAGGCCGAGTACGACGTGCTGCTCTACGAATTCAAGGATGGCGTAAACAAGTACCTGGCTACGGCCGGCGCGGGCGTCAAAACCCTCACCGACGTCATTCGCTTCAACACCGAAAACAAGGCCAAGGCCATGCCCTTCTTCCAGCAGGAAATTCTGGAAAGCTCCGACAAGTTGGAGGGCCTGCAGAGCCCCAAGTACCAGGCTGCCCTGCGCAAGTCGCACCAGGGCGCCCGCACCGCCCTCGACACGGTACTGCGCGAAAACAAGCTCGATGGACTGGTGGCCATCACCAACGCCCCGGCCCGCTGCATCGACCTGATCAACGGCGACTCGGGCGGCGGCCCGGGCTTTTCGTCGTCGGCGGCCATGGCGGGCTACCCCCACATTACGGTACCCATGGGCCAGGTGCACGGCCTGCCGGTAGGCCTCTCGTTTGTGGGCGGCGCGTACCAGGAGGGGCCGTTGCTGGGGCTGGCTTACGCTTACGAGCAGGCCTCCAAGAAGCGGGCGGCCCCAGCCTTTAAGGCGCCGTTTGTGGGGTAG
- a CDS encoding Uma2 family endonuclease encodes MAPITQLSQLDLSRRYTYADYLSWQLTEWVELIRGRVRLMSPAPKRQHQDITLNIEFSIMQFLRGKSCKMYHAPFDVRLARATPNVDASVETVVQPDICDPQKLDERGCFGAPDWIIEILSPGNVSRDTKEKFDLYEEVGVREYWIVTPEQKNVVVYLLSDEGRYELRGEFYTPGLIPVATLPELQIAWAEVFEGV; translated from the coding sequence ATGGCCCCTATCACGCAGCTTTCCCAACTCGACCTCTCCCGCCGCTACACCTATGCCGACTACCTAAGCTGGCAGCTCACGGAGTGGGTAGAACTGATTCGGGGCCGGGTGCGCCTGATGAGTCCCGCGCCTAAGCGGCAGCACCAAGATATTACTCTAAACATTGAGTTTTCTATTATGCAGTTTCTGCGAGGCAAAAGCTGCAAGATGTATCATGCTCCCTTCGATGTGCGCTTGGCCCGTGCTACCCCCAACGTCGACGCTAGCGTTGAAACCGTGGTGCAGCCCGATATCTGCGACCCGCAGAAGCTGGACGAGCGCGGCTGCTTCGGCGCCCCGGACTGGATTATCGAAATCCTCTCGCCTGGCAACGTTTCTCGCGACACCAAGGAGAAGTTTGATCTCTACGAGGAGGTAGGCGTGCGTGAATACTGGATAGTAACTCCCGAGCAGAAAAATGTGGTTGTGTACCTGCTCAGCGACGAGGGGCGCTACGAACTGCGCGGTGAGTTTTACACCCCCGGCCTGATTCCGGTGGCTACCCTGCCCGAGCTGCAGATAGCGTGGGCTGAGGTATTTGAAGGGGTGTGA
- a CDS encoding HAD family hydrolase — translation MSDKDSLLLILDLDETLIHASSTELGRPADFMLFGYYIYQRPYLKEFLTSCSQYFKLAIWSSASDDYVVEVAKRIVPASIPLEFVWGRSRCTYCFNNLAFEESGHANYHSHYDYLKVLKKVRRYGYDLNKVLIVDDTPAKSKRNYGNAIYPEEYTGQPHDSELLLLLAYLMQLKDTTNVRSIEKRDWRNRIDLLKERGM, via the coding sequence ATGAGCGATAAAGACAGCTTGCTTCTCATACTAGATTTAGATGAAACATTAATCCATGCATCAAGCACGGAGTTAGGCCGACCAGCTGATTTTATGTTATTCGGCTATTACATCTATCAACGGCCTTATTTGAAGGAGTTCCTAACTAGTTGCAGTCAATATTTCAAGCTAGCAATCTGGTCGTCGGCATCCGACGATTACGTGGTTGAGGTAGCTAAACGTATCGTTCCAGCATCTATACCGCTCGAATTTGTTTGGGGCCGCAGCCGTTGCACTTATTGCTTCAATAACCTAGCTTTCGAAGAGTCTGGACATGCGAACTATCATAGTCACTATGATTACTTGAAAGTACTTAAGAAAGTACGGCGCTATGGTTACGATTTGAATAAGGTGTTGATCGTTGATGATACGCCGGCCAAATCCAAAAGAAATTATGGCAATGCCATTTACCCTGAAGAATACACAGGGCAACCACATGACAGTGAATTACTCCTGCTTTTAGCTTATCTAATGCAGTTGAAGGACACCACAAACGTTCGATCAATCGAGAAAAGAGATTGGAGAAACCGCATAGACCTTCTTAAGGAGAGAGGGATGTAA
- the abc-f gene encoding ribosomal protection-like ABC-F family protein has product MISITDLDFHFGSRTLYDKANLHIKPKDKIGLIGLNGRGKSTLLRILVGEYKPDGGSISMSKDVSLGFLNQDLLSYDSHESILVVAMQAFAEALEIQKKIDEVLLEFETNYTDDLVEKLAALQERFEALGGYTMQARAEEILEGLGFTTEELQRPLKLFSGGWRMRVMLAKILLQQPSLLLLDEPTNHLDLPSIKWIENYLAGYEGAVIIVSHDREFLDRTTNTTVEVTGGKLVPYAGNYSFYLEEKEERNAIQKGAFENQQAQIRQAERFIERFKAKASKAKQAQSRVKMLDKLERIDDVAADDARVNIKFNFTVTPGRHILRMEHVGKKYGEKLIFRDTHVHIERGDKIALIGANGKGKSTLMRLVAGSEAPTSGNHQLGHNVIMSFYAQHQLESLRIENEILQEMVEAGSKRSEMELRSVLGSFLFTGDDVYKKIKVLSGGEKSRVALAKTLISEANFLLLDEPTNHLDMQSVNILIQALEQYQGTYIVISHDRFFVENVANKIWYIEDYQLKEYPGTYNEYEQWQEDREKAAKKAGLPSPSAPRPLPKEEKKVEAAPAKTPSPDQKKALKELAEVEKKIDEREKELAQYEAQLADPQIYQNAAQLKDATHKFEQVKKELAQLNDRWEMLAEM; this is encoded by the coding sequence ATGATTTCCATTACTGACCTCGACTTTCATTTCGGCTCGCGTACGCTCTACGACAAGGCCAACCTGCATATCAAGCCCAAGGATAAGATTGGCCTCATCGGGCTGAACGGTCGGGGCAAATCCACGCTGCTGCGCATTCTGGTGGGTGAGTACAAGCCCGATGGCGGCAGCATCTCCATGAGCAAGGACGTGAGCCTGGGCTTCCTGAACCAGGATTTACTGAGCTACGACTCGCACGAGTCCATCCTGGTGGTAGCCATGCAGGCATTTGCCGAGGCCCTGGAGATTCAGAAGAAGATTGACGAGGTGCTGCTGGAGTTCGAAACCAACTACACCGACGACCTGGTAGAAAAGCTGGCGGCCCTGCAGGAGCGTTTCGAGGCCCTGGGCGGCTACACCATGCAAGCCCGCGCCGAAGAAATCTTGGAAGGTCTGGGCTTCACTACCGAGGAGCTGCAACGCCCCCTGAAGCTGTTCTCGGGTGGCTGGCGCATGCGCGTGATGCTCGCGAAAATCCTGCTTCAGCAGCCTTCCCTGCTCCTCCTCGACGAACCCACCAACCACCTGGACTTGCCTTCCATTAAGTGGATTGAAAATTATCTGGCTGGCTACGAAGGTGCCGTGATTATCGTATCGCACGACCGGGAGTTCCTGGACCGCACCACCAACACCACCGTGGAAGTAACGGGCGGCAAGCTGGTGCCCTACGCCGGCAACTACTCGTTCTACCTCGAAGAAAAGGAGGAGCGCAACGCCATCCAGAAAGGCGCTTTCGAAAACCAGCAGGCCCAGATCCGGCAGGCTGAGCGCTTTATTGAGCGTTTCAAGGCCAAGGCTTCGAAGGCCAAGCAGGCCCAGAGCCGCGTGAAGATGCTGGATAAGCTGGAGCGTATCGACGACGTAGCTGCCGATGATGCTCGCGTAAACATCAAGTTCAACTTCACCGTTACGCCCGGCCGCCACATCCTGCGCATGGAGCATGTAGGCAAGAAATACGGCGAAAAGCTCATCTTCCGCGACACCCACGTCCACATTGAGCGCGGCGACAAAATTGCGCTGATTGGGGCTAACGGTAAGGGTAAATCTACCCTGATGCGCCTGGTAGCTGGTTCGGAGGCTCCTACTAGTGGTAATCACCAACTGGGGCACAACGTGATTATGTCGTTCTACGCTCAGCACCAGCTGGAAAGTCTGCGCATTGAAAACGAGATTTTGCAGGAAATGGTAGAGGCCGGCTCGAAGCGCTCAGAAATGGAGCTGCGCTCGGTACTGGGCTCCTTCCTGTTCACCGGCGACGATGTGTACAAGAAAATCAAGGTGCTGAGTGGCGGTGAGAAAAGCCGGGTAGCTCTGGCCAAAACCCTGATTTCGGAAGCCAACTTCCTGCTCCTCGACGAACCGACCAACCACTTGGACATGCAGTCGGTGAACATCCTGATTCAGGCGCTGGAGCAGTACCAGGGCACTTACATCGTGATTAGCCACGACCGTTTCTTCGTGGAGAATGTGGCCAACAAGATCTGGTACATCGAGGACTACCAACTGAAAGAGTACCCCGGCACTTACAACGAGTACGAGCAGTGGCAGGAAGACCGCGAAAAGGCGGCCAAGAAAGCCGGCCTACCCTCGCCCTCGGCCCCCAGGCCCCTGCCAAAGGAGGAGAAGAAGGTAGAAGCCGCGCCCGCCAAAACGCCCTCACCCGACCAGAAAAAAGCCCTGAAAGAGCTGGCTGAGGTAGAAAAGAAGATTGACGAGCGGGAAAAGGAGCTGGCCCAATACGAAGCCCAGCTGGCCGACCCGCAGATCTATCAGAACGCCGCCCAGCTGAAAGACGCCACTCACAAATTCGAGCAGGTGAAAAAAGAGCTGGCCCAGCTCAACGACCGTTGGGAAATGCTGGCGGAAATGTAA